In a single window of the Nitrospirota bacterium genome:
- a CDS encoding nucleotidyltransferase domain-containing protein — translation MRTKDYEVAKSLKDRLSTVVRLVDFRVFGSRARGDNDELSDMDVFLEVECESESIDKELRNKIGEIVWEVGFENYIVLSPLIFTRNEIENTPLRSSPIVKNIIKEGVVV, via the coding sequence ATGAGAACTAAGGACTATGAAGTGGCAAAAAGCCTTAAAGATAGATTAAGCACAGTTGTCCGATTGGTTGATTTCAGGGTTTTTGGCTCAAGGGCAAGAGGGGATAATGATGAATTATCGGATATGGATGTTTTTTTGGAGGTTGAATGCGAATCCGAATCTATTGATAAGGAATTGAGAAACAAGATAGGTGAGATTGTATGGGAGGTTGGTTTTGAAAACTACATTGTGCTATCACCTCTTATCTTTACAAGAAATGAAATTGAGAATACACCATTAAGATCTTCTCCGATAGTAAAGAATATTATTAAGGAAGGTGTTGTTGTATGA
- a CDS encoding HEPN domain-containing protein, with amino-acid sequence MTDKQTLFAYRLKQAEETLSDAERMLEENLSPRSIINRAYYSMFYSILSLFLLVEINVKTSKHAGVISIFDKEFIHTGKIDKHYSQILHKAFDARQESDYKEFVEQTAEDASEYVNMAKDFLVCIKDFIEKYKCE; translated from the coding sequence ATGACTGATAAACAAACCCTCTTCGCATATCGCCTGAAACAGGCTGAGGAGACCCTTTCTGATGCTGAAAGGATGTTAGAAGAAAATCTTAGCCCGAGGTCTATTATAAACAGGGCTTACTACTCCATGTTTTATTCAATATTATCTTTATTTCTGTTAGTTGAGATTAATGTAAAAACATCAAAACATGCAGGAGTTATTTCCATCTTTGATAAAGAGTTTATTCACACAGGAAAGATTGATAAGCACTATTCACAGATACTGCATAAGGCGTTTGATGCCAGACAAGAGAGTGATTATAAAGAATTTGTTGAACAAACGGCTGAAGATGCAAGTGAATATGTTAACATGGCAAAAGATTTCCTGGTATGTATAAAAGATTTTATTGAAAAGTATAAATGTGAATAA
- a CDS encoding ATP-binding protein, with protein MESIYYTLNPWWEGKEFDCGKERAAYLHRLPSYLKRKQVEIFVGSRRTGKTIILKQFINALLKDNVSEKDIFYLALDHPALSGVRISEHLKNVRKIFMHERNRKLYLFLDEIQESAEWETELKSLYDVENLKIFCTGSTSSLITRQGGKLTGRQIVTTVYTLSFREFILFREAMPHKSEDYKFERLAEEYLATGGYPEQVLNPSIEYMSNLLEDIIARDLIRLYPIKKHYVLKDLLRLIGASVGSRTSFNKLSKVLGLSVDTVKEYVSYLEAAFLLVSMEKWTTSYSERVYAQKKFYLWDNGVRSILTGSGDEGSRAENAVYMELKRNNISCGYYAESEMEVDFVAGTVAAPLPIEAKYITDFDWKDKRFSGIKLFLRRFPKTKKVLLVSKSIEREVAADFGDVVIVPLWKFLLNSEKYVLE; from the coding sequence ATGGAGTCCATCTATTATACACTGAACCCATGGTGGGAAGGAAAAGAGTTCGATTGCGGGAAAGAGCGTGCCGCCTATCTTCATCGGCTTCCCTCGTATCTTAAACGTAAGCAGGTCGAGATATTTGTCGGAAGCCGGCGTACAGGCAAGACTATCATCCTTAAACAATTCATCAATGCCCTCCTTAAAGACAATGTTTCTGAAAAGGATATTTTTTACCTTGCACTTGACCATCCGGCACTTTCCGGAGTCCGGATCTCAGAACACCTGAAAAATGTACGGAAAATCTTCATGCACGAGCGTAACAGGAAGCTTTATCTCTTCCTTGATGAGATTCAGGAAAGCGCTGAATGGGAGACAGAGTTAAAATCGTTATATGATGTTGAGAATCTCAAGATATTTTGCACCGGTTCCACCTCTTCCCTTATAACAAGACAGGGAGGGAAGCTCACTGGAAGACAGATTGTCACGACAGTATATACCCTTTCATTCAGAGAGTTCATCTTGTTCAGGGAGGCGATGCCGCATAAGTCGGAGGACTATAAATTTGAACGGCTTGCAGAGGAGTATCTTGCAACAGGCGGGTATCCTGAGCAAGTCTTGAATCCTTCCATAGAATATATGAGTAATCTGCTTGAAGACATCATTGCGAGAGACCTTATAAGGTTATATCCTATCAAGAAACACTATGTTCTGAAAGACCTGCTGCGATTGATAGGTGCATCGGTAGGCTCACGCACCAGTTTTAACAAACTATCCAAGGTATTGGGGCTTTCCGTTGACACGGTAAAGGAATATGTGAGTTATCTTGAGGCTGCATTTCTTCTTGTATCTATGGAGAAATGGACAACGTCATATTCAGAAAGGGTGTATGCTCAAAAGAAGTTCTACCTCTGGGACAATGGGGTCAGGAGTATTTTAACCGGCTCCGGAGACGAGGGGAGCAGGGCAGAGAATGCTGTTTATATGGAACTGAAGCGAAACAATATTTCTTGCGGCTATTATGCGGAAAGTGAGATGGAGGTTGATTTTGTTGCCGGTACTGTGGCGGCCCCCCTGCCTATAGAAGCGAAGTACATAACAGATTTTGACTGGAAAGATAAACGATTCTCCGGCATAAAACTCTTTCTACGCCGTTTCCCCAAGACTAAAAAAGTTCTGCTCGTATCAAAGAGTATTGAAAGAGAAGTAGCTGCTGATTTCGGCGATGTTGTTATTGTTCCGCTATGGAAATTTTTATTGAACTCTGAAAAGTATGTTTTAGAGTAA